Part of the Maridesulfovibrio sp. genome, ATTCGAAAGCATTGTCCCCTGGACAATGCTTTTTGCTGGTGGTTTTTTTGTCCAAAGATGCATATCAGGAAAGTCCTATTCTCTGTATTTATTTGCCATCGCAGCGATATTGACTTTTTTCTGTTATGTTAAGAAATACGTTTTTGTCAGCTTTATTCCAGCCCTTCCTTTTGTCTATGCTGCCGTGGGGCTTTCTTATGTTGTTCTGCGCATACTGCATCTTTGTATGGAAAGGTATTATGGAACAATAGAGCGGCCACTTCCCCTTAGTTCGTATTTTAACTACACGACCAATTTTACCGCGCTTGTCTCCGGACCGATTCAATATTATTCCGATTTCGAGCGTGATTTTAGTGACCTAGGCAATTACAGGTTGGATGATGAGGAACTTCGGGACACATTCAATCGTTTATTTGTAGGGTTTATCAAGGTCTACGGCATTGCCCCCATACTTTATGACAGTGTATCAAGGTATCTTAACCTGAATTCATTGATGGGTGTGCATGGGTACAATTTTATTGTTTTTGTGGCTATTTTTTCGGTTACCTCTTTTGTCTATATCGTATACCTTTATCTTAATTTTTCTGGGTATATGGATATTGTCTGCGCATTTGCCAGACTTTGCGGCATCCGCATGCCGGAAAACTTTAATAAGCCATTTAAGGCCACTAATTTTATCGACTTCTGGACCAGATGGCACATAACCCTAGGACTGTGGCTTAAAAGGTATATTTTTAACCCCCTGCTGCATTTTCTGATCTCACGATACGGTTCTCCTAGCACCACCATTCTGATGGGGATTCTGGCCTATTTCATAACATTTGTAGTTCTTGGGCTGTGGCATGGCTCCACGATTATCTTTGTCTACTGTGGTTTATATCTCGGTCTGGGAGTCAGCATCAATAAGCTTTATCAGGATTTGTCCCGCAAAAAACTGGGTAAAAAGCGTGTTAAAAAGTTAAAGGCCAATCAGTTTTATGTTGCTTTGTGTCGCGGGTTGACTATTGCCAGTTTTACTTTGACCGGATTTTTCCTCTGGGTACCCAGCAGTGCTACTCCTCTGATTTTCGGTAAGTTCTTTATGCTTGCATTTGCGGCTTCGTTTGTGTTGATCGCAGTGGGCTTTTCTTTCTATGCTCTCGCTGAGGATATTTGCATGCGTGTGGCTGGTAAGTTGATGTTGAATGAACGCTGTTCCATGTCTGTTCTCAAGCATTTGGGCTCCGGGGTATTGTTTTTCTTTTTCGTATATTCAGTGATCAGCCAGTGTAACAATGCTCCGACTTTTGTTTATGAGGCATTTTAATATGTTCAGGGTGTTGCGTGCATTTCTTATCAGTGCCTTTTTCGGTGCGGGTATTTATCTTTTTTTATTCTGCCTGTCGTATTTCATCTATCCGACCAGTTCATATCTTGATGTTAGCAGTCACTCCATGTTCGGAAACTCAAGGGCCAATCTCTGCTGGGGGCGTGCTCCTCTTTCCCAGCCGGGAAAGTATATTGTGCTGATCGGTTCTTCAAGTGCCCGCGACGGTTTTCGGCCGGCAATGATGACGAAGGATGATGGGATTATTGTTCACAGCCTTTGCCTGGGCGGCTCAAATATATCCGCAATGTCTCGGACATATGATCTTGCTAAAGAAGCAATGGATGCTCAGTCTTTGGATAATTCTATTATTGCCACGGCTGTTGTTTACCCCAACTTTGCCGAAGATAAAATGGCATGGGGTGAAGGGTTAACTCATGTTGATAATGAGCTAGTGCGTTTCGGCTTTTATGAGATTGTAAACGACGTTGCTATTTCAAAATATTCCGCTTCGACTCGTAAATTGCTTATAACTATGCTGCGCCCTTTTTTCATGATCAGTACCGGGATTGATACATTCAAATCTCACGTTTCTACCTTGATGCAGACGGTCTATTTTAAAATCAAGGGCATGAAATTAAAGCCGGGCCTAATCAACGAGAAGTATCAGAAAGCCGCCATGGAGTATTGGACCAAAATTATTGGGCGTGATGGTGGTGATCTAGCAGAAGAACAGTTTGAGAAGCTTTACGGGATTGCAAACAAGGCGTCTGCAGATGGGGCGCAATTTGTGCTGGTTGATTTACCCCTGCCTAAATGGCATAGCGAAAAATCACCTTTCTGGGTTGATTATCAGGAAAGAAAGAAGAAGTGGATAAATCTGATTCTTTCACTGCCCGGAACTAGCTATTTGAATATGCAGGATCTGACCGACAAGGCTGACTACGTTGATTCAGCCCACCCGACCCCGGAAGCTGCAAAGAAATGGGGTGCACGTCTCAGATCATTCATCGATCAGAATTGTATTGGGAAATAGGGTTCTAAGAACGAATCGTCTGTTTTCTAGAGAACGGGCCAATTCAAGTTGGAAAAATGATTTGAGGGGTGTTTAAAGCTTGTTGAGCATGTTTTGAACTGCAGGCTCAAGTATGGTTGTGCTCACGTAGTTGCCGTATTCGCTGAAGTGCCAGTCGCATTCAAGGTAAAGCTTTCTGGGATCTTCAACAGAGTTAGCCATTTCCGGCAATAAATCCACATATCCGACATTAAGCTGTTTGGCGAGCTTGTTGAGCTTTTCAGACAAGGGCGGAGTGGCGTCTTTGTATGCCTGAAAGTCGTTGTAGCTCGGGATAGTGAACAGAAGTACCGGCTTGCCGTCTGCGGCAGCTGCGAGTTTTTCAATACTGAATTTCAGGCCGTCCCATTGTCTCTGGGTAAAATCATAGTAAAATGACTGCGTGAAGTCCGAAGCTGCTGTCTGAGGAACTGCATTTTTTTGCTTTAAGAGATGGTAAAAATTGCGTGCGGCAACATATGTGTAGCTGAATTCTCGCAGGAAACCATATAAAAATTCCTTGTTCGGATCGCGTTCCTTGCTGCCGAGCTGCTCCTGGGTATATTCAATGGTAAAATTGGGATATTCCCCGGAAAGATATGGACGTCTGCAGGGACGGCTGTAGCTGGAGCTGAGATTGTCCGTAAGGTCATTCTGCGGCAGTATACCAATCAGAACGGCATTATGGTCAAACTTAGTCACCATGGATTTGTAGAGCAGATATTCCTGAAGAGTTCCTATCCCTGCTACTGAGAAATTGAGAAATTCAATTCCAAGATTGTTTTCCAGGAGATCTGAAACCCGTTTTGAGGCGGGAATATAGAAACCTTCCATATAGGAGTCGCCGAGAACAGCCACTCTGGTTGAGTTTGAAGAGAGGCTTCTTTCCTTGTCGCGCATGCCAAAGGAGTTGGCTGAATTCAGCACTTCCGAGCACGTTTTTTTGTGTACATACTTTGAGTTGGGCTTGTGCCATACACCGATTTCATGGTTTATATCCTGCCAGAAGGCCCCCTTTACATTGTCCCATGAATATGAAGGCAATTGGGTTCTCGGTGAGAGGATATGAATGTAGGCATAGCTTGCCAATTCAAGGCAAACTGCCATGATCAAAGTAAAAATGAACAGGTACTTAAGCGCCTTAAAGAAAGATTTCATCGGCCGTCTCGTATTAAGTTAACTTGTCTTGGTAGCAGTGAGATTAATCAAGTTCAAACTGATTCAACCATTCGCGGTCATCATCCCATTTAGGCTGCTCTGTTTTGCAGAAAAGAATGTCGCCGACGACAAGATAGTCCATCTCTGTGCGCATGAAGCATGTGTATGCATCTTCAGGTGTACAGACAATTGGCTCTCCGCGAACATTGAAGCTGGTGTTAACAACCAGGTCACAGCCGTGATTCTTACCGAAAGTATCGATAAGTCCCCAGTAGCGGGGGTTGGTGCTTTTGCTGACTGACTGGATACGCGCAGAATAGTCCACGTGGGTGATTGCCGGGATGGTGGAACGCTGCACGTAAAGACGGTCGTACATTTCCATCTGGTCATAGCCCTCGGGCAGAGGGTGCTGTGTCTGTTTAGCTACAGGAGCAACAATCAGCATGTATGGAGAGGGACGGTCCAGCTGAAACCAGCTGTCAATTTTTTCTTCTTTGACCGAGGGAGCAAAAGGCCGGAACCCTTCGCGGTATTTAATCTTGAGATTGAGCTTTTTCTGCATCTCAGGATTGCGTGGATCGCCTAGGATGGAACGTCCGCCCAGAGCGCGCGGACCGTATTCCATGCGTCCTTGAAACCAGCCCACGACATTTCCTTCAGCAAGAAGATCAGCAACGTGGGCATACATCTCTTCGGAAGAATCAAATTCTTTGAAGGGTGCATTGTACTTGCGCGCAGTTCGCAGGGTGTCGTTGCGGGAAAATTCAGGGCCAAGATATGCACCTTTCATTGCGTCTGTGGTGTGCGTAGTGCGTTCGTGCCCTTTCCATATGTGGTGGGCCGCCAAAGCTGCTCCAAGAGCTCCGCCTGCGTCACCGGCAGCGGGCTGAATCCAGATGTTGTCAAAAGTGGCCTTTCTGAGCAGTTTACCGTTTGCAACACAGTTCAGTGCAACCCCGCCGGCCATTACCAGATTCTTGCATCCAGTAAGCTCACGAGCTGTTTCTGCAAGTTTGAACACGAGTTCTTCAGTGACTTGCTGAATAGTGTAAGCAAGATCCATGTATTCCTGACGAATATCTGATTCAGGCTCTCTGGCCGGGATTTCGAATAGTTTTTCCCATGGTGCCTTTTTGAACATGGTCATGCCGGTGGCATAGTTGAAGTAATCCATGTTCAGCAGCAGGGAACCGTCTTCACGGACATCGATCAGTTGATCGTAAATCTTTTCTTTCCACTTCTGAATACGCTTTGCAGAAGGGTTGCCGTAAGGAGCTAGCCCCATGAGTTTGTATTCACCGGAGTTGACCCGGAAGCCGCAGAAAGCTGTAAATGCGGAGTAAAGCAGCCCGACCGAGTGAGGAAAGTGAAGTTCTTTAAGAACAGTGATGTCCTTTCCTTTTCCTTTGCAGATGGTGGTGGTTGCCCATTCACCGACACCGTCAACGGTCAGGATTGCGGCATCTTCAAAAGGCGAGGGATAAAAAGCGCTGGCGGCATGGGAAAGGTGGTGCTCCGGGAAAAGAATCTGCGGAGTTCCTTTACCAATTTTAGCCAATTCATCTTTAAGCATTCTCCTCATAAACAGCTTTTCCTTGATCCAGACCGGAATGGAGGAAAGGAAGCTCTGAACGCCGCTGGGAGCGAAACCGTTGTAGGTTTCAAGCAAACGCTCAAATTTGAGATAGGGCTTATCATAGAAAGAAATAGCTGTGATGTCTTTCAGGGTAAGTCCTGCTTCAGCGAGAACGTATTTAGCTGCGTTTACCGGAAAAGCAGAGTCGTGCTTGATTCTGGTAAAACGCTCTTCCTGTGCTGCCGCGACGATTTCTCCATCCATGATCAGTACCGCAGCAGAGTCATGGTAGAAAGCTGATATTCCGAGTATTGCTTCAGGCATAATTAATTAGAAGATAGTGTAAATAAAAGGTGAAATAGCTGTGCCGCTGGTCAGGACAATCAATATACCGAAAAAGAGAAGTACGATTATAACAGGAAGCAGCCAGAATTTTTTACGCACGCTAAGGAAGCCCCAGAGGTCTTTTAAGAAATCCATTTATATCTCCTAAAAAGGCTGCTCAAGTTCAGCAGCAGAATATTTGTGGTTACGTTCAACAAAAACTGATTCAGAACCTTTTTTCCATTTGCGGGATGCCATTGGATCATGTCTGAAGAGTCTTCTGAATAACGCAAGCGGGGTTACCACTAGAAAAAAAGTAGCAGTAAGTATGATCTTGGACATCACGGTTCCTAGAAGATTTGAAAAACCAAGCCATAAAAATGCGATTGGTTTATAAATCTTGGGAACTGTCATGGTTATCAGCAGTAATACAACTGCCCCCTGAAAATAAATTCTATCAGAAATGATCAGACCGGCAATCAGCGCGATGAGGGTCATAGCCATGCCGGTATCGGATGCTTCCTTGGTGGAAATTTTAGCAGGGAAGAAACCGTTTGTGTTTTGGTTGTTATTACTCATTATTTGTGAGGGTAATTTGTTTTAACATGGCGGTTGAATCGAATTCACTTATGTTTATTAAGATAGTTCGCAGCCGGAATGTGTTAAAAAAAAGAATGTATAAGGAGTCTAAAATAATATCAAGGATATTGAGGGCGGCCTCAGTTCCTTTAACATTCTTCAATTGCGCGAATTGTTCTTTCGATATTGGTAGCCAATACAAGCTGTTCCGGCTTCATCTTAATGTTGAATTCAGCTTCAACGTCAAGAATGAACTGGAC contains:
- a CDS encoding DUF5989 family protein — encoded protein: MDFLKDLWGFLSVRKKFWLLPVIIVLLFFGILIVLTSGTAISPFIYTIF
- a CDS encoding MBOAT family O-acyltransferase: MTFFCYVKKYVFVSFIPALPFVYAAVGLSYVVLRILHLCMERYYGTIERPLPLSSYFNYTTNFTALVSGPIQYYSDFERDFSDLGNYRLDDEELRDTFNRLFVGFIKVYGIAPILYDSVSRYLNLNSLMGVHGYNFIVFVAIFSVTSFVYIVYLYLNFSGYMDIVCAFARLCGIRMPENFNKPFKATNFIDFWTRWHITLGLWLKRYIFNPLLHFLISRYGSPSTTILMGILAYFITFVVLGLWHGSTIIFVYCGLYLGLGVSINKLYQDLSRKKLGKKRVKKLKANQFYVALCRGLTIASFTLTGFFLWVPSSATPLIFGKFFMLAFAASFVLIAVGFSFYALAEDICMRVAGKLMLNERCSMSVLKHLGSGVLFFFFVYSVISQCNNAPTFVYEAF
- a CDS encoding acyl carrier protein produces the protein MEKKIMDILKKYGTVGSDHTITTPYTEVQGWDSMKHVQFILDVEAEFNIKMKPEQLVLATNIERTIRAIEEC
- a CDS encoding SGNH/GDSL hydrolase family protein; its protein translation is MKSFFKALKYLFIFTLIMAVCLELASYAYIHILSPRTQLPSYSWDNVKGAFWQDINHEIGVWHKPNSKYVHKKTCSEVLNSANSFGMRDKERSLSSNSTRVAVLGDSYMEGFYIPASKRVSDLLENNLGIEFLNFSVAGIGTLQEYLLYKSMVTKFDHNAVLIGILPQNDLTDNLSSSYSRPCRRPYLSGEYPNFTIEYTQEQLGSKERDPNKEFLYGFLREFSYTYVAARNFYHLLKQKNAVPQTAASDFTQSFYYDFTQRQWDGLKFSIEKLAAAADGKPVLLFTIPSYNDFQAYKDATPPLSEKLNKLAKQLNVGYVDLLPEMANSVEDPRKLYLECDWHFSEYGNYVSTTILEPAVQNMLNKL
- a CDS encoding carbamoyltransferase, with amino-acid sequence MPEAILGISAFYHDSAAVLIMDGEIVAAAQEERFTRIKHDSAFPVNAAKYVLAEAGLTLKDITAISFYDKPYLKFERLLETYNGFAPSGVQSFLSSIPVWIKEKLFMRRMLKDELAKIGKGTPQILFPEHHLSHAASAFYPSPFEDAAILTVDGVGEWATTTICKGKGKDITVLKELHFPHSVGLLYSAFTAFCGFRVNSGEYKLMGLAPYGNPSAKRIQKWKEKIYDQLIDVREDGSLLLNMDYFNYATGMTMFKKAPWEKLFEIPAREPESDIRQEYMDLAYTIQQVTEELVFKLAETARELTGCKNLVMAGGVALNCVANGKLLRKATFDNIWIQPAAGDAGGALGAALAAHHIWKGHERTTHTTDAMKGAYLGPEFSRNDTLRTARKYNAPFKEFDSSEEMYAHVADLLAEGNVVGWFQGRMEYGPRALGGRSILGDPRNPEMQKKLNLKIKYREGFRPFAPSVKEEKIDSWFQLDRPSPYMLIVAPVAKQTQHPLPEGYDQMEMYDRLYVQRSTIPAITHVDYSARIQSVSKSTNPRYWGLIDTFGKNHGCDLVVNTSFNVRGEPIVCTPEDAYTCFMRTEMDYLVVGDILFCKTEQPKWDDDREWLNQFELD
- a CDS encoding SxtJ family membrane protein translates to MSNNNQNTNGFFPAKISTKEASDTGMAMTLIALIAGLIISDRIYFQGAVVLLLITMTVPKIYKPIAFLWLGFSNLLGTVMSKIILTATFFLVVTPLALFRRLFRHDPMASRKWKKGSESVFVERNHKYSAAELEQPF